The sequence below is a genomic window from Humulus lupulus chromosome 3, drHumLupu1.1, whole genome shotgun sequence.
TGGCCTATTTATAGGTAGATTGAGGAGAATTAGGTCATGAGTAATTAAGATAAAAACGTCTATATTGATTTCCTCATATAGTGGGAATTATTGGTTACATAATAGACACCCAACACATGTCGTTGGGCGATAAGGTTGATTGGGTGGCCTTCTAACCTGGAGAAATAGGTGGTCCCCAAAATCCTAACGAGACGGTACCAGGGACCACTCCCAAAATGAAGTCTTCACGAGGCATGTCCTTTATGGTCCCCAAGTCTCCAGGGATCTCGCTAGAACGTTAGTGAAATTCCTCGGGCATTTTGAGAAGTTGATGTGAAGGCTTCTTTCCCGAGCTTGGCATCGGGGACTTGCTGATGAGTTATACCACGAAGACTCACGGAAGGCTCCGAGCTCCTTCTTTGGGTAATTAGTTGCTCGGAATAAGATGACTCCCTGGCTTTGTAATACCATTCTGAGGACTCCTCAAAGATACACCACGTATGTGGCCATGCGTTGGGAATTCTTGACGTGGAAGCCAGGTCAAAAAAGGCCTagaacatttgccccccaagtctctgGCGTATTTCATGCGGTAGAGACTTCTAGCTAACAGACACATGGAGATAAGTTACTCGAGCTCCCGATCGGCAAACTTGTGTTTGGAGGGACACATGTCAGCCATTAAGGTCGTTTTGGGGCCCATGTTGGGGCCTGAGGCAGAACGTGTATCAAATTCCAAATGGTCAAGCCTCTTCGATTACACTAAATGATGAGACACGAGTCGCAATTCGAATGGTCGGACTTCTGCGAACATATTACATGTAGGGACAAGTGTCGTATGCTGAGTGGTTGGGACTCATTTGTTTTATGACCGATGTCAGTATGATACTTACATAATTTGGAGGGCTCTCTCTTCCCTCAATCCCTCTTGATTGGCTAGGGCTTCCGATATGAAATTTTCTTCTCAGTTTCCACAAATATGTTCTCATGGGTTTCCACCAGATCCGTGTATTCGACATACTGAGGGGTGTACCGGTCCTCCTGATTTTTCTTCCCCCTTTTGTTCCATCTTCAGAACTGGTTGCTATTTCCTCTTTTTTTGCCTCCCCTGGTTATTGTTTTGTATTGTTGGCTGGGCTTAGGCCATTAGGATAGCGTTGAAGCTGGCCTGAGGTGTGGAGTAACTGTACTGGGAGTTGCTGACCTGACCGAGGTTAGCTTTCGACACCTGACTGTATTGGGGGCCTGGAGAAGTAACCCAAATTGGCTACCGAGGGCCCTAGCGTGATGCTCGGTTCTCCAGATAGTCTCAATAAGGAATCTTCCCAGTTAATGAATTCTTGGGCTCGCTTGGAGAAATAGTCCAATATGTGACAATTTCTTCTTTGCAAATCATCTCATAGAGGGGTCATATGAAGGATTCCCACTTGTAAGGCCATCAGTTGTTGGTCTTCATCTACCTATTTTGTATGAACGACTTCTTGGTTGAAGCGGTTAATATATTTCTTCAAGGTTTCACCGGGCCTTTGCTTTATATTGGCCAACACGTTAACTTCAACACTGACCTTTCTCGCGACCACGAGTTGCCTTCTGAACTCCGAAGACAGTTGTGACCAATAGTGTATGGTTCCTGGCTTATACTTTTGGAACCATTCACTTGTTGTTCCAGTGAAGATCAAAGGGAAACATGTACAACATGCATCCTTAGACACCTTATGTAATGTCATTTGTCTATTGAATCTGGCCAAATGGTCGGTGTGATTCGCAGTCCCATCATAGGATTCCATTGCAGGCATCCTAAAACCAAAATGCATGAGCGCCTTGACTAGATGGCGAGCACAGGGCTCTCCTCCTTCCTCGTCAGAGTCCGAGTCACATCCTTGGCATTTCGAGAGCCAGTCCATTTGTTGTCGCATTCTCATAAGCTCATTGAAAACTGGATGGTTTGCCAAGTTCTCGAGCCACCCGGGCTGATGAGCCTGCCTTCGAGCCCTTCTTCGCTGAGCATTCGAACCATATCGGAGGTCTAGGTCATCGGGTGTGTACTACTAATCTTCATCAAAGTTTTTTTCATGCGTGTAATCATTGTTGATGGAAATACTGATGTTTGGATAATGCATGGGAGCCCGACCATTCCTGCGAGGCCCTAGTCCTTAGTTTTCTTGAGGTAACTAAGGGCGCGTGTGGGAGGCATCCGAGCTCCTGTTCACATACTGATCGACCTTTGGGCTCTCCGTGGAGGCCTTGGTGGCGGTATGGGATTTCTGGGCTCCTGGGTAGGCTGTCGGAGACCCTCTTGGGCCCTTTGAGGTCCACTCCCTCTTACGCTAGAGACTGGAGGGAGGGACCACTGGGGGTACTTGTTGGTCAAAAGGGCTTCGGGAGCTAGTGGATCTACAGAAATCCCCTAGGTAGCGAGTGTGGCTCGTATGATGTTCATGTTTTCCATCAGAGTAGCCATGTTGGTCTGTTGGACTTCCAACTCAGCTTGCTGCGCAGCTACTTGGTTTCAGAGGTCGATTACTTCCGTGTTTTCAGAATGTTGAGGAAGTGTAAAACTAGAGATGTCGTCATCTGGGAGATAATCTTCACCGGGAATGAAGTCATCTTATAGCTCATAACCGTCATATTCTTCCTCGGGATAATACTCCTCGTCCTGGGGCAGTTCATTCTCCTCCTCCGTTGGGGGATCCACGACGGGGGGAAGCTCATTGTGCCTCTTGTCACGCAGAGGCAGATCGGGATTCACTCGAGACAAGTTTCGTGTGTCCACCATGATTGAGGTTTCTCTAGTTTCCACAGCTCTCAAtaaaagtaccaaaatgttgaccaaatTTCTGTCAACTATGAAAAACAGAAGAAAGCTTGCAGAAAAAAAGATAAGAAAAAACAAACAGTCTTTTACGTGGTTCGACCGTCAATGaggtctagtccacgagtcacttgtattagggAAAGCTCACCGGAATCACAAGCTTTTTGGGGTTTTACAGCTTGGACAGAGGATTATCTTACTCCAAGGTAAACGGGAGTCCAAAATGTAAGGTTTGGGATCCTCACAAATGACCCCTTCATGCCTTATTTATAGGCAGCATGAGGGGAATTAGGTCATGAGTGATTAAGATAAAAACGTTTATATTGGTTTCCTCATTTAGTAGGAATTATCTGTTACATAATAAACACCCAACACATGTTGTTGGGCAATAGGGTTGATTCAGAAGCCTTCTAATCTGGAAAAAGATGCGGTCCCCGAAATCATAACAGAACGGTACCAGGGACCACTCCCAAAATGAAGTTCGTGCGGGGCATGTCATTTGTAGTCTCCGGAAATCTCGCTAGACCGTTAGCGAGGTTCCTCGGGCTTTCCGAGAAGTTGGTGTGAAGGCTTCTTTCCCGAGCTTGGCCTCAAGGACTTCCCAAGGAGTTATACCACGGAGACTCATGGAGGGCTCTTAGCTCCTTCTTCGGGCAATTAGTTGCTCAGAATAAGATGACTCCTATGAGTGGTAATACCTTTCCGAGGACTCTTCGGAAGATACGTCACGTATGTTGCCACGTGTTGGGAATTACTGACATGGAATCCAAGTCAAAAAAGTCCTAGAACACATAGTAATCGTCGTTTTTTATATACTTTATTTTTATGTCATTCTTGTCATTTATTGTTGTTTTTCCAAGTAATCGTCGTTTTTAACATACAATCATTTTTATGTCGTTCATGCAACTTAGTGCCGTTTGTCAGCTTACATGTCAGTTTATTGTCGTTTTCCAAAGAAATTGTCGTTAAGTAAATTTCTTGTCGTTTATTGTCTAATGCAATTTGTTGTCGTTTTTAGGCTttattatcgtttttaaaacgctGTCGGCTAACTATTGTGATTGTGGTTTATAACAGTGGTCGTGTGCTAATAAATTATTGTCGTTTGATAAGGAATTCCACTTTACCGAATCATCCTGTTACATGGTTCCTCTACATAAAATTAGATTATTTTATAAATGCATGGTCGAAGTTTTGATATCTCGTTCAGTGTTTATTTATAAGTATATAATCTTTGCAGTTTAAGGTTGGTATGGTTGTAATATCTATAAAACTCCATTTGTGATCAGCATCAATCAAGATCAAGGTCAAGGAAGAACGTGAACTTTGATCAACTTCACACATGGATTCCCAGACACAGAACACGTCGTTGCAGAGACTTCAAAATGTAGAGAAGGTAATAAAAAATTCAATGATCCTTTGGATCAAAATCAAGCTTAAATTGTTTTTAGGGCACAATTTTTTAACAACTGATTTATTAACTGACTATTGCACAGAGAATCGTTAGGGTTTTGGAGCTTGCTGGCGGTGTCATGGACGAGCTCTCCAACCCCACCGGTCCCAGGAAGGAGTTCGTCAACAACCATTGCCGCGAGTTCATGCAAATGATCAAGGTCTCTCCctatttcatctttttttttttctgaaattgtaATAGCTGTGAGACTTTTCTGAAAATGGGGTTGGGGATTGGGATTTGAGGGGGGAAAAGGGTtgcaatataatttcaaaataaaactatattGAGATTTTGCAGAACGGGTGGATGCTTTCATGGAATGTTTGATGAGTCCGCAAACTGTTTGACTTTATGCCTCATAATTCGTATCATTCTTTTGAGGAGTATTGGTTGAAGTCCTAAACAAGGTTTCTTAAGAGTAGGAATCAAAATGTAAAGGAAACAAAGTAGGAATAcgaaaatgaacttgttaaatgCGTAAGTAGACACATGAATTGGGGAGAcacttttcttatttttattcaGTTTATGTCTCATTATAGATCAGTTGTGTTATACCCCAGAATTCTGAATTCCCCATTGTTAGCTACTTTGTCAGATAACACGACCTATGTTTTGTGCTAATGGCTGTTATAAGAAATACTATTTCGATCATTTGGTCTCTTTGATTTGGTTTCTTACTTAGAAAAAGAAAGTGAATATTAACCAGTTGATTTTAAAGTATATGTTTAGAGCTCTGGTCTTGGCCGATTGCTTTAAAAATTGAGAATGAAAATTATGTGACATGAGGCTGCTTTTTGAATCAGGATATCCAAGTGGCATTGAGAGAAGAAATCAAGAGTGCTTGTGATTATCGTCCATTTGAGAAGTGTGATTACAGTTCGAGAATAGCCAATGAGATCTGTTGCAAGAAGCTGGATTATGTGGTGTTGCAGTTGGATCAAATGAAACAAACCATTGATGATTATCGTAGTAGTACTCTTTGAATATTCATGGAGGAAAACAAGAAAGTTCTTTTCTATAGAGTAGGTATGTATTGTAGATTGCTCTTGGGGGTCAATCCAATTGAGGTGCTTGCGACTACTTTGTTGGAAGTATTTAAATGTTTAGTTTTGTATTTTCCTTTTCAAACGATTTTCTTGGTAGTGCAAGAGAAGTAGTTTTATTGATTCAAATACTATAGTCTAATTTGTTCAAAAAAGATACTATAGTATAATACAcagttaaaaataatttattcaaaaaCTATGAAGTATGAACACAGCCAATATGCTCGTCAAGTTTGTGTTCCGGACCAATTTGACTGGTCCAGTGCCTAATTCACTATTCTAGCAATGAAAGCAAGGTGGTGAATTATGATAGCTTAGTAAAATGAAATGTATTCTTCGAGTCAATACAAAACTCCACAAGCAATTAAGCTTAACATTCAACATATCCTTTTCTGAATACAATTTTGCTATTTGAACTTAGCAATTAGGGAAAATCAATAACAGAAAAGTAATAACAGAAATTCAGTTGCTCCCGATGCTTCTCAACGCCTCTCCAGCCTAACAAACTCTTGGAGCCAACGAGGCCTCACGCGCACACGCGACCCACGCATTCCCACTCTCTCACCATCGCTGGTTTGCACGCTGTTCTGCTCTTTGTTGCCTTCGTTAGTTTCACGCAGCTGCCTGGGGTCTTCTCTTGTTGCTGCTTCCTTCAACCAGCCCTCCATTCTGTCTTGGACCTGGTTTGGGTCAATAGATATTGGGCCTGGGCTAACACTACTCCCCTCCTCGAAAAAgaccttgtcctcaaggtcgGTAAGGTCGTATAATTGACAGAACTCCTTAAAATCCTCCCATGTGGCGTCTTCAGGTGCACTCAAGGACCACTGTACCAATACTTGGGATTTCTTGTAATTGTCCGTTCCAATTGTCCTTGTAGCCAAGATAGCTTGTGGAACCATAACTGGTTTATTGTTGATGCTGAGTCCCGGTAAAGAGTAGCAAGTGGGAGTTGAGGTACCATAGAATGGTTTCAGCAAGGATACATGAAATGTAGAATGTATTTGACTATCCTCCGGCAACTCCAGCGTATAAGCTATTGGGCCCGCTCGTGCCTTGATTTTGAATGGTCCAAAATACCTTCTGCAAAGTTTAGAGTTCAGGCGCTTCGCCATTGTAGACTGACGATATGGTTGAAGTTTAACTAAGATCAATTCGCCAATTTTGAATTCCCAATCTCGACGTTTCTTGTTGGCCTGCTGCCGCATTCTATGTTGAGCTTGTAACAAATTCTGTTTTAGTTGCTGCAAAATAATGTCTCTAGATAGCAAGTCCTCCTCTACTGCCTGAATCGTTGTGGTCCATCGTGTGTATGCTGGAATTGAGGGTGGGTTTCTGCCATAAACTGCTTGGAAGGGAGTCATACCAATTGCTGAATGATGACTCGTATTGTAATGATATTCAGCCCAAGCGAGAAACTTACTCCACTGGCGGGGGTTATCCGCTGTAAACGCGCGTAAATACTGCTCCAAATATCGATTAGTCACCTCAGTTTGTCCATCCGTTTGTGGGTGATAGGCCGAGCTCATCTTCAAAGTCGTTCCCATCAACTCGAATAATTTCTTCCAAAATGCGCTGGTGAAGATTGGGTCTCGGTCAGAAACAATTGATCTAGGCAGTCCGTGCAAGCGTATGACCATGTTAGAAAATAACTCGGCTACTTTGGTGGCTGAATAATGAGTGGGCAATGCTCCAAAATGAGCGTACTTAGTAAAACGATCCACCACAACCAGTATATTAGTTACTCCAAATGAATTTGGCAGCCCCACAATGAAATCCATAGCTAGATCTTCCCATACACGTTCTGGAATTTCAAGTGGTTGTAGTAATCCAAGGGAGGGGGTCGGTGAATACTTTACAGTCTGACAAACAACACAAGATTGCACAAACCTGCGTACCTTTGTTTTCATCTTAGGCCAGTAAAAATTCGCGTTCAATCGCAAAAAAGTCATTTCTGCCCCTGCGTGTCCAGCCACTGGAGTTGTGTGAAATTCCTGCATAATTCGCTGTTTCAAATTAGAGTGAGGGCTGATGTATAGTTTCTGTTTAAAGTATAGCAATCCGTCACGTTTTGAAAACTCAGTAGCACCACGCGAGCCTGTACGTAGCTGGTCGTGTAAGTCCCTCATATCCGGACACGTGATGTTCTCCCTTCTCAATTCCTCCAAAAATTCGAAACAGACTGATGTGATTGCTGCTGCCAATAAAGAATAGGATCCTTCATGTTGCCGAGAAAGTGCATCAGCTGCTGAATTTTCTTTACCAGCTTTATATTCTATTGAAAAATGAAACCCAATGAGTTTACGAAGAAACTGTTGCTGCTCGGGGGTCTGGATAACTTGTGTAAGGAGTTCTTTAAGGCTTTTATGGTCCGTGCGAATGAGGAAGTGTCGACCCAGTAGATATTGCCGCCATTTCGTAACTGCTTCAACTATAGCCCGTAACTCTCTGAAATACGCAGAAGTTCCAACAAACTTTGGCCCTAATTTCCTGCTGAAAAACGCAATGGGATGGCCTTCTTGCATCAATACGGCCCCGATTCCCACGCTTGAGGCATCAGCTTCAATTATAAACTTTTTAGAAAAGTCGGGTAGAGTGAGAACCGGTGTTTCAGTCATTGCTTGCTTGAGGTGATGAAAGGCAGCATCGGCTTGAACATTCCAATGAAAGTTATCACACTTCAATAATTCGGTAAGGGGGGCTGCAATGGAAGCATAATGCGCGACAAAGCAACGGTAATACCCAGTAAGCCCCAGAAATCCCCTTAATTGTTTGAGATTACGAGGTTGTGGCCATTCTAACATGGCAGAAATTTTCAAAGGATTTGCCTGTACCCCTTGTGCCGACACCAAATGTCCCAAATAATCAATAGTTGGCTGAAAAAACTTGCATTTGTTTGCTTTGGCATAGAAACAGTGATCACGTAGGAGCTGTAATACCACCCTCAGATGGTGGCCGTGATCCTCCAATGTTCGACTATATACAAGTATGTCATCAAAAAAGACTATCACACAATGTCGAAGTAAGGGCTTGAACACTTGATTCATGGTTTCTTGAAAAGTCGATGGGGCATTTGTGAGACCAAATGGCATTACGGTGAATTCATAGTGGCCTTCATGCGTTCTAAACGCCGTTTTATGAATATCCTGTGGAGCCATCCGAATCTGATGGTAGCCAGCTCTAAGATCCAGCTTAGAGAATACCTGTGCGCCTCCTAACTCATCTAACAGCTCGTCAATGGTGGGTATTGGAAAGCGATCTTTAATGGTAATATTGTTCAATGCCCTGTAATCCACACAAAAGCGCcaggatccatccttctttttcaccaACAACACAGGTGAAGAGTAAGGACTATTACTTGTCTGTATGAATCCGTAGTTCATCATCTCACCCACTAACTTTTCAATGACATCCTTCTGAAAGTAAGGGTAGCGATAGGGCCTGACTTTGACTGGTTGAGTACCCGGTTGCAAGCAAATACGGTGGTCTGTGCCGCGGTGGGGTGGCAACTGGGTTGGCTCTGAAAAAACATCGGCAAATGTCATGAGGATGCCCTTGGCCGTCGCTGGTAGAGTAGCTTCAATCTCTTCCATTTCCAATACCGTGTGTTGCTGATTTTCACGTTCTGCTGCTAACATGAACATTTCCTTCACATCCCCTTCATGCACCATAGAGCGAAGCTGTGTGATCGATAATTGATGGGAACCCAATTCCGATGAACCAGCCAGTTTGATTATTGCTTCTTGCCACTGAAATTCCATTGTTAAAGCCTTGTGGTCGTGGATGCAAGGTCCTAAAGTCTGAAGCCATTGCATACCCAATACTACATCGAGTCCCCAAATAGGCAGAATGTATAGATCTACTTGAAATTTATGGCCCTGTAACAGTAACTCTACCCCTTTGCACAGCTGCGAGCACCAAAGTGAATTTCCATTACCCATGTATACCTTAAACCATTTAGTTTCCACGCAAGTTAAGCCCAATCGAGCTGCTAACGCCTCCTGGATGAAATTATTGTTGCTACCCGTATCTATCAACACTTCTAACTGTTCCTTGCCATGATAAGCTGGAATACGAAATATTTTGGGCTCGGTTGAATTAGCTAGTGAATTCAGACTAACCTCTTCTGCTTGAGAGTCCTCACCATCGGTCAGAATCTCTACCCCCGTCGGTACCTCATCATCTTCCTCCTCGTCCCCCTGAGTACATAAGATCATAACTCTGTTTTTGCATTTATGACCGAAGCTGTATTTCTCGTCGCAAGTAAAGCATAAGCCTTTCTCCCGTTTTTCTTTAATCTCCGTAGGTGATAGTCTCTTAACTGGTAATTGTGAATTGCTCGGTATTGGGTACTTTGAAGTTGCTGGAACGCTAGTATTGGAGCCACTGGAACCCAATCCTACCCCCTTTTGAGCTGCTGGATTTTGTGGATTCATGAACTTGGGTGACCAATTAGAACGCATAGTTTCACCCCGAGCACGGCCTAGCAACTCCTCATTACGGTCTTCAAATAATTGGGCCTTAGCCATAGCGTCTGCTAGATCGATAGGTTTAGCCAGCAACAATTCCCTGCATATCTCACTCTTCAAGCCCCACACAAAGAAATTCATAAAATATTGTTCCGACACCCCTGTAATCTGGGTCATCAAAGTCTCAAATTCTGTTCCGAACGATGATACTGGACCTGTCTGCACAAGCTTGGAAATCCTGCCTAAAGGATCATCATAAATGGAAACTCCAAAACGCATCCTCAATGCACGCAGAAATGACTCCCAGTCCGAGAAACCTCCTCCCTTCTCCATCCACTGAAACCATGTTGAAGGAGCTCCCTCAAGATGAAATGCTACCATGGCCAATCTGATTTCAGGTAAGACCCCATGTAAATCAAAGAATTTGTTGATTTTGTAAACCCAGTCTTCCACATTCGTTCCATCGAAGCGATGAACCTTCACTCGCAGAACCTTGAGTAGTGAGTTTACCTCCCGAGAGTCGATCGTTGCTGTCGGACGATGCCCAGACGGAGACCCTGTTCCGCTGTTCACAGGTCCTTGTGCGCCTTGTGGCTTAGACAAGGGTGATTGTAATTGGTCCACTCTATCATCCAAGCGAGACACCTGCTCCTCCAATCTTGCTGAAAACCGAGCAAATTGCTCCTCTGAATGTTTCTGGAAATTGGTTTCCATAGCTTGAAGCATGGCTGCCAGTTCCTCGTTCTTCATGCTAGAGATGAAGATCCAATGAAAGCACCAGTTATAGCTCAGTAAAATGAAATGTATTCTTCGAGTCAATACAAAACTCCACAAGCAATTAAGCTTAACATTCAACATATCCTTTTCTGAATACAATTTTGCTATTTGAACTTAGCAATTAGGGAAAATCAATAACAGAAAAGTAATAACAGAAATTCAGTTGCTCCCGATGCTTCTCAACACCTCTCCAGCCTAACAAACTCTTGGAGCCAACGAGGCCTCACGCGCACACGCAACCCACGCGTTCCCACTCTCTCACCATCGCTGGTTTGCACTCTGTTCTGCTCTTTGTTGCCTTCATTAGTTTCACGCAGTTGCCTGGGGTCTTCTCTTGTTGCTGCTTCCTTCAACCAGCCCTCCATTCTGTCTTGGACCTGGTTTGGGTCAATAGATATTGGGCCTGGGCTAACAAATTATGACTAGTCAAAACCAATAAATGGAATGACATTATGATGTTAGAAAACTTCAAAACTTGTTAACGGGGCTCAGTTATGAATGAACGAAAGACAAATGTCCTATCAGCATTCCTAGAATTGATTTGAACTATAATGGGACTCAACAACTAGAGAGTGTTTGTTATGGGAGTTTGGGTTCTtgagaaattaaaattaaatctatatttagtatattttttatgtttttaaatcTATATTTAGTATAATTTTTATTGCTTGTGTAGGTTAAATTTTTTGAGTAAACAGTTTTTAAACGCTTGAACTTGA
It includes:
- the LOC133822171 gene encoding mediator of RNA polymerase II transcription subunit 11-like, which codes for MDSQTQNTSLQRLQNVEKRIVRVLELAGGVMDELSNPTGPRKEFVNNHCREFMQMIKDIQVALREEIKSACDYRPFEKCDYSSRIANEICCKKLDYVVLQLDQMKQTIDDYRSSTL